The Mycolicibacterium boenickei genome has a segment encoding these proteins:
- a CDS encoding EamA family transporter produces the protein MTTRAPLGAALLVVIAAVSQEVGAAFAVGLFAAVGTVGALFARFAVAGVILGAAVRPSVRGLTRQAWGAAIALAATLGTMNYCFYLAIERIPLGIAVTIEALGPLILSVVTGKRRAAWLWALLAFAGVALLGLPRGGGGHFEATGFAFAAAAGVAWAGYILASARTAAEFRRVDGLALATAMGALVVAPFAVASVQLDALDWRVLGVGAAVGVLSSVIPYSLELISLRRLPPATFAVLTCLSPVTAALAGLVVLGQQIGLLGYLGVALVTLASVGAVRSAHAGPAEPLG, from the coding sequence GTGACCACGCGCGCCCCGCTCGGGGCGGCGCTGCTCGTGGTGATCGCCGCGGTCAGCCAGGAGGTGGGCGCGGCGTTCGCGGTCGGCCTGTTCGCCGCGGTCGGCACCGTGGGAGCATTGTTCGCCCGCTTCGCGGTGGCCGGCGTCATCCTGGGCGCGGCCGTACGTCCGTCGGTGCGGGGACTGACCCGGCAGGCCTGGGGTGCGGCCATTGCGCTGGCGGCAACGCTGGGCACGATGAACTACTGCTTCTATCTCGCGATCGAGCGGATTCCGCTCGGCATCGCGGTGACGATCGAAGCTCTTGGCCCACTGATCCTTTCGGTGGTCACCGGTAAGCGCCGGGCGGCTTGGCTGTGGGCTCTGCTGGCCTTCGCCGGTGTCGCGCTGCTGGGCCTGCCCCGCGGGGGCGGTGGGCATTTCGAAGCGACCGGATTCGCCTTCGCCGCCGCGGCGGGGGTGGCCTGGGCCGGCTACATCCTGGCCTCCGCGCGGACGGCCGCAGAGTTCCGGCGGGTCGACGGCCTGGCCCTCGCCACGGCGATGGGCGCCCTCGTCGTCGCCCCGTTCGCCGTGGCCTCGGTGCAGCTGGACGCACTCGACTGGCGCGTGCTCGGGGTGGGCGCAGCAGTCGGGGTGTTGTCGTCGGTGATCCCGTACTCGCTGGAGTTGATATCCCTGCGGCGGCTGCCGCCCGCCACCTTCGCCGTGCTGACCTGCCTGTCACCGGTCACCGCGGCTCTGGCCGGGCTGGTGGTGCTCGGCCAGCAGATCGGGCTGCTCGGCTATCTCGGCGTCGCACTGGTCACCCTCGCCAGCGTCGGCGCGGTGCGATCGGCGCATGCGGGCCCGGCCGAGCCTCTCGGCTAG